AAACCGGGTACCGATTTGTCGTTTGGGCACCAAATGCAAAGGACGTTTGTGTTGCCGGTGATTTTAATGACTGGAATGGCCGTGAGCATTCTCTTGCCCGCTTGAATGAGCAGGGATTGTGGACCGGTTTCTTTACGGATATCCCTTCTGGTGCGCCTTATAAGTACAGCATTACACCATATTCCGGAGACTCTTTTCTGAAGAGTGATCCCTATGCTTTCTTTTCAGAGGTTAGGCCGAACACCGCTTCCGTAACCCCGGAATCAGATGAGTACAATTGGCAGGACAGCGAATGGACTGAGGAAAGAAAATCCTATAACCCTCATGAATCCCCCGTGAACATCTATGAAGTTCACGCAGGTTCATGGAAAACCCATGAAGACGGTACCCTGTACACGTACCGGGAGCTTGCGAAAGAGCTCATCCCTTACGTGAAATCTCTCGGGTATACACATATTGAACTTTTACCTCTTGCTGAGCACCCCTTTGACCTCTCATGGGGTTATCAGATCACCGGCTACTATTCGGTGACCAGCCGCTACGGTGCTCCGGAAGACTTTAAATACTTTGTTGACCAATGTCATCAGAACGGCCTCGGTGTCATTATGGACTGGGTTCCCGGTCATTTTTGTAAGGATGATCACGGCCTGAGGCTGTTTGACGGGTCCCCTCTATATGAATATAGCGATTCAAGTAAATCAGAAAAACGAAGCTGGGGGACATTGACTTTTGACTTTGGCAGACCGGAAATCCAAAGCTTCCTCATCTCCAACGCGATTTTCTGGATGAACGAATATCATATGGACGGTATGCGTGTTGATGCCGTTGCAAGCATGCTTTACCTGAATTTTGACAAAGGCGACGATGAAGAAAAGATCTTCAACTCTTATGACGGAGAAGAAAATCTTGAAGCGATGGCTTTTATCCGGAAATTAAACGAAGTTGTATTCCAATATTTCCCGAACAGTCTGATGATGGCAGAGGACAGCTCTGATCTTCCCATGGTCACAGCTCCTACCTATCAGGGCGGACTGGGCTTTAATTTTAAATGGAACATGGGCTGGATGAACGACACGCTTGAATATATGGAGCATGACCCTCTTTATAGAAAGTGGCATCACCAGCTTCTCACTTTCTCGTTTATGTATACCCATTCCGAAAACTTTATCCTTCCTTTATCACATGATGAAGTCGTTCACGGAAAAAAAGCGTTATTGGATAAAATGCCCGGTGACCAGTGGCAGCAATTTGCAAGCCTTAGATTACTGTACGGGTACATGATGGCCCATCCGGGAAAAAACCTTCTCTTTATGGGTGGTGAGTTTGGCCAGTATGCCGAGTGGAAAGATCAGGAACAGCTTGACTGGCACCTGTTTGATTACCCGCTTCATAAATCAATGTACAACTATGTCTCAAAACTGAACCATTTCTATCTTGAAAATGGTGCCCTGTATGAGCAGGACCATAACCATAAAGGATTCGAATGGATCGATCCTCATAATATCGATCAAAGCATCGTCTCTTTTATCCGACGAGGAAAGAAAGCAGATGACGAG
This DNA window, taken from Alteribacter keqinensis, encodes the following:
- the glgB gene encoding 1,4-alpha-glucan branching protein GlgB produces the protein MYNISEQDVYLFHQGTHYQCYRFMGCHKIEFEGKTGYRFVVWAPNAKDVCVAGDFNDWNGREHSLARLNEQGLWTGFFTDIPSGAPYKYSITPYSGDSFLKSDPYAFFSEVRPNTASVTPESDEYNWQDSEWTEERKSYNPHESPVNIYEVHAGSWKTHEDGTLYTYRELAKELIPYVKSLGYTHIELLPLAEHPFDLSWGYQITGYYSVTSRYGAPEDFKYFVDQCHQNGLGVIMDWVPGHFCKDDHGLRLFDGSPLYEYSDSSKSEKRSWGTLTFDFGRPEIQSFLISNAIFWMNEYHMDGMRVDAVASMLYLNFDKGDDEEKIFNSYDGEENLEAMAFIRKLNEVVFQYFPNSLMMAEDSSDLPMVTAPTYQGGLGFNFKWNMGWMNDTLEYMEHDPLYRKWHHQLLTFSFMYTHSENFILPLSHDEVVHGKKALLDKMPGDQWQQFASLRLLYGYMMAHPGKNLLFMGGEFGQYAEWKDQEQLDWHLFDYPLHKSMYNYVSKLNHFYLENGALYEQDHNHKGFEWIDPHNIDQSIVSFIRRGKKADDELIILCNFTPNVSYDYKIGVPRPGKYREVFNSDDQEFSGSNQVNTEVHFTNPEKWHGHSQHIKVKVPPLAISIFRKIDEGESKGGGITYG